A genomic window from Flintibacter sp. KGMB00164 includes:
- a CDS encoding pyridoxamine kinase encodes MKRIVSVQDISCLGKCSLTVALPIISAMGVECSILPTAVLSTHTMFKNFTCKDLTDQINPIAHHWQQEGFQFDAIYTGYLASKEQVGDVCAFFDTFKTPDNLILVDPAMADNGKLYPAFGPDFPAEMAKVCAKADVIVPNLTEASLLTGLPYRTEYDEEYIRQMLQALAKLGPRYVALTGVSFEPEKLGVMYYDQQAGQYGSYFNERLPVAIHGTGDVFASTCVGALMRGKSLGDALALAADYTVECIRATLADPKPSWYGVNFEEVIPYLVRRLG; translated from the coding sequence ATGAAACGGATCGTCAGCGTACAGGACATCTCCTGCCTGGGTAAGTGCTCCCTGACAGTGGCTCTGCCCATTATCTCCGCCATGGGAGTGGAATGTTCCATCCTCCCCACCGCGGTACTCTCTACCCACACCATGTTTAAAAATTTCACTTGTAAGGATCTCACCGACCAGATCAACCCCATTGCCCACCACTGGCAGCAGGAGGGGTTCCAGTTCGACGCCATCTACACCGGCTACCTGGCCTCCAAAGAGCAGGTGGGCGATGTGTGCGCCTTCTTTGACACCTTCAAAACCCCGGACAACCTGATTCTGGTCGACCCTGCCATGGCGGACAACGGTAAGCTCTACCCCGCCTTTGGTCCCGACTTCCCCGCCGAGATGGCCAAGGTATGCGCCAAGGCGGACGTGATCGTCCCCAACCTCACCGAAGCCAGCCTGCTTACCGGCCTGCCCTACCGCACGGAGTACGACGAAGAATATATCCGCCAGATGCTCCAGGCGCTGGCCAAGCTGGGTCCCCGCTATGTGGCCCTGACGGGTGTCAGCTTTGAGCCTGAAAAGCTGGGCGTTATGTACTACGACCAGCAGGCCGGCCAGTACGGCAGCTACTTTAATGAGCGCCTGCCCGTAGCCATCCACGGCACTGGTGATGTGTTTGCTTCCACCTGCGTGGGCGCTCTGATGCGGGGCAAGTCTCTGGGCGACGCTCTGGCTCTGGCTGCCGACTACACTGTGGAGTGCATCCGCGCCACTCTGGCTGATCCCAAGCCCAGCTGGTACGGCGTTAACTTTGAGGAGGTCATCCCCTACCTGGTCCGCCGCCTGGGGTGA